AATTGATGATGAATCATTATGTCCTCTCAAAACTGATATTATTACTAGTGATTTATATGAAAAAGACGACTTCATAATTAGGAAACTCGATACTTCAAAATTTATTAAAAAAAAAATTTATGGTCCTAAGCAAAATCCGTTTTGTCCTTGGGAAAAGATACTAGAAATTGATAAAATTGGTGATAATCATCAACTAATATTAAATAAGTACCCTGTACAAAAAGGTCATATTTTACTTATTACAAATAAATGGAAACCTCAAAATGGATGGTTAGATATTAAAGATTGGAGAGCGATCCAACAAGTTAATAATGATACTAGTGGATTATGGTTTTTCAATAGTTCTCCAATTGCGGGAGCAAGTCAACCTCACAGGCATTTTCAACTTCTGCGTAGATCTAAAGGTGAGATATCATGCCCTAGAGAAAAGTGGTTTTTAGAGATGAACTCATATCAAGATCTAGATAGTAAGCTTAAAAAAAATATTATTGTATCCAAATTTGATTTTTTAGAAAATCCATCATGTCTTTTTGAGTTTTACTTAGAATTATGCAAGAAATTGGGACTTGGGGATCCTATTAGTGATAAGAAACCGATATGTCCCTACAATATTTTAATAACTAATAAATGGATCGCTATTATAAAAAGAAAAAATGATCATATTCATGGTTTCAGTATTAACGGTTTAGGATTTGCAGGATATCTACTAGTAACTGAAAATTCAAATATTAATTATTTAAAGAAATTTGGCCCTGAAAAACTTCTAGAAAGTTTTGTTTGAATACTAATTAGTTACCTCAACTTCCTTATCCCTGCTTATTTGGCTTTCTAGAACTTCTATAGATGCTGTTACTGATGCAATTTTACGTTCAAGTGAATCCTTAATATAGTTGAGCATTTCTAATTTCTTGTGTTGATAAAAACTCTTTTTTTCTTTAGATGACTTGGAATAACAATTAAACATTTTTTATTTTTATTATAAAAAGATACTTAATTGACTTGTGACAGAAAAAATAAATTGGTTTTAATTTAAAAACAATATTCCTTATGGACTTTCAATATTTTTTGAATAAAATTAAATAAATTCCATACTCTTCAAGAAAATATTATTGAATAGTCCTGAAAATTCAAATACAAAAAGAATTTCAATTGATTTACCTGAGGAACTAATTTCCAGGTTTGATCAATTACGAAAAGAGTGGGGATTTAGAGCAAGAGGACCTGTAATAGAAAAGATACTTAAAGAACTTCTTCAAGAAGATGATTTACTACCTAAAAACCAACAGCAAGAAATAGACTTTAACGATAAGAATACTAATGAAAATTTAAATATTGATGAAGATACTGCATTGGTATTAATTAAATCAGACGTAAAAAATGAAGTTAATGAGATATCTTTAAATAAAAGATCTACAAATAACAATCAATATAAAGAAACAGCCAACTCAAATATAAGCCTTCCCAATTTCGTTGAAAAAAAAGTAAAGAATCTAAGAAGAAGTATTAATAGTGAAAAATTAAAGGAGAATATTAATGATATTCAAATTAATACAATCAAAGAAACTGAATTAATAAAATGTCGAATTGAGTTAATTAGTCATTGGAAAACACTATATGGATCAGTTCCTAATGACCATGTAGTAGAAGCTTCAATGGATTGGTTTGAAAGGGATATATGGCCAAATCTTGATGGGACTGAAAATCTACCCTTTACTTGGAGTGCAGCCAATAAATTAATGTCAGAATTATGCCCATTTTGGATAAAGAAAAATCCATCACTTGAAATTGTTTTATTAATGATTGGCGTTTTAGAAGACCCTTTTGCAACATCAGATCTGATAAATAGAATACCAACACTTATGAGAAGGTTTGTAAGTAGATTTAAGCGAAATAATAGATCAAATTCATTTGAAACTTTGGACTCAACAATGACAGTACATGGAGCACTTAAATTATTGAATTTATCAACATCAGCAGGATCAGCTCATACATTCCGTAAAATTAGGGAGGCCTATAAATCAATAGCCTTAGAGACACATCCAGATGCTGGAGGATCAACAGATCAAATGAGAAAATTAAATGAAGCGTATCAATTGCTAAAAAATCTATATAGAGACTAGTATAGTAATTCCCATATAAGACTAATTACAAGTCTAATTAATAGTCTCATATAAGATAGCTGTGAAGCAAATAATTTCCAATTTTAATCAATTATTTTTATTCAAATTTATGTAAGCAAAAAATATGTATTAATGAAATCAAGACAAAATTTGCTTTTAAAAAATAAAAATTTCTTTGTATAGCAATTCTTAAATAAGACTTATTATAAGTCTATTGTATAGTCTCAAAATAGATAAGTAAGATAAATAAATTAATCGATTTGAATGAATCATGCCCAAACTGCTTAATGCCTGGGAAAAATTAAAAATTGAATAATAAATCAATAAATTATGTCCTTTAAATGTCCAAGAAATTAATAAGGGCTAGAAAGCATTGCTATAAGGGCTTTTTATGAGCCTCCGTACTGCCTTAAAGACAGTACTACTTAGATTGAAGCTTTTCAGTGGCAGTTTGTTTATCAATACTAGGTACATCACTTAATCCATTAGCATCAAACCAAGGGGCGCTCGCCCAATCAAAGCCTTCGCCAAAAGTATTATCTGGTGC
This is a stretch of genomic DNA from Prochlorococcus marinus XMU1412. It encodes these proteins:
- a CDS encoding molecular chaperone DnaJ, with protein sequence MNSPENSNTKRISIDLPEELISRFDQLRKEWGFRARGPVIEKILKELLQEDDLLPKNQQQEIDFNDKNTNENLNIDEDTALVLIKSDVKNEVNEISLNKRSTNNNQYKETANSNISLPNFVEKKVKNLRRSINSEKLKENINDIQINTIKETELIKCRIELISHWKTLYGSVPNDHVVEASMDWFERDIWPNLDGTENLPFTWSAANKLMSELCPFWIKKNPSLEIVLLMIGVLEDPFATSDLINRIPTLMRRFVSRFKRNNRSNSFETLDSTMTVHGALKLLNLSTSAGSAHTFRKIREAYKSIALETHPDAGGSTDQMRKLNEAYQLLKNLYRD
- a CDS encoding DUF4922 domain-containing protein; the protein is MSLEIYWKKALEQTQLSIDDESLCPLKTDIITSDLYEKDDFIIRKLDTSKFIKKKIYGPKQNPFCPWEKILEIDKIGDNHQLILNKYPVQKGHILLITNKWKPQNGWLDIKDWRAIQQVNNDTSGLWFFNSSPIAGASQPHRHFQLLRRSKGEISCPREKWFLEMNSYQDLDSKLKKNIIVSKFDFLENPSCLFEFYLELCKKLGLGDPISDKKPICPYNILITNKWIAIIKRKNDHIHGFSINGLGFAGYLLVTENSNINYLKKFGPEKLLESFV